Proteins from one Bacteroides zhangwenhongii genomic window:
- the gmk gene encoding guanylate kinase has protein sequence MTGKLIIFSAPSGSGKSTIINYLLTQNLNLAFSISATSRPPRGTEQHGVEYFFLTPEEFRSRIENNEFLEYEEVYKDRYYGTLKEQVEKQLEAGQNVVFDVDVVGGCNIKKFYGERALSVFIQPPSVEELRCRLEGRGTDTPEVIESRIAKAEYELSFAPQFDCIIVNDNLETAKAETLKVIKEFLEK, from the coding sequence ATGACTGGCAAATTAATTATATTCTCCGCTCCGTCGGGTTCGGGGAAATCTACAATCATCAATTATCTGCTGACGCAGAATTTGAATCTTGCGTTTTCTATCTCCGCCACCAGCCGTCCTCCACGCGGAACGGAACAGCATGGGGTGGAATATTTCTTCCTTACTCCGGAAGAGTTTCGTAGCCGCATCGAGAACAACGAATTTTTGGAATACGAGGAAGTGTATAAAGACCGTTACTACGGGACGCTGAAAGAGCAGGTGGAAAAGCAATTGGAAGCCGGACAGAATGTTGTGTTCGACGTTGATGTGGTAGGCGGATGCAATATCAAGAAGTTTTACGGTGAGCGTGCGTTGTCGGTATTTATCCAGCCGCCTTCGGTGGAGGAATTGCGTTGCCGGTTGGAAGGACGAGGTACGGACACTCCCGAAGTGATAGAAAGCCGCATCGCCAAAGCGGAATATGAATTGAGCTTCGCTCCGCAATTTGACTGCATCATCGTGAATGATAACCTAGAAACGGCCAAAGCCGAAACGCTGAAAGTGATTAAGGAGTTTCTGGAGAAATAA
- a CDS encoding metallophosphoesterase, with translation MKKSIYPFLLLTLLLLVSCKSKKRMVATLPRPVLNTDSIVADTSNVIAGLFAPDHSQLKDLNVSKGRKRRAKKDKSSADAYKSEDWVLRGTKITSSEVDVSSVYSGVDRVVKYDFTHRDVPEAFEGFRIAFISDLHYKSLLKEKGLNDLVRLLIAQKADVLLMGGDYQEGCEYVDPLFSALARVKTPMGTYGVMGNNDYERCHDEIIRTMKHYGMHPLEHEVDTLRKDGQQIIIAGVRNPFDLGQNGKSPTLALSPRDFVIMLVHTPDYVEDVSVANTDLALAGHTHGGQVRVFGIAPVLNSNYGTRFLTGLAYNSAKIPLIVTNGIGTSQLPIRIGAPAEVIMITLHRLKE, from the coding sequence ATGAAGAAATCTATTTATCCGTTTCTACTGCTGACGCTGCTTTTACTTGTTTCCTGCAAGTCGAAAAAGAGGATGGTAGCAACCTTGCCGCGTCCTGTTTTGAACACAGACTCCATTGTTGCGGATACGTCCAACGTCATAGCCGGACTGTTTGCTCCGGACCACTCGCAACTCAAAGATCTGAACGTTTCGAAAGGCAGGAAACGCAGAGCCAAGAAAGATAAATCTTCTGCTGATGCATATAAATCGGAGGATTGGGTACTTCGCGGTACGAAAATAACTTCTTCCGAAGTGGACGTTTCCTCCGTCTATTCAGGGGTGGATCGTGTCGTGAAATATGACTTTACCCACCGGGACGTTCCCGAAGCCTTCGAGGGTTTTCGCATCGCTTTTATCTCCGATTTGCATTATAAGAGTTTGTTGAAAGAGAAAGGGCTGAATGATTTGGTTCGTCTGCTGATTGCCCAAAAAGCGGATGTACTCTTGATGGGCGGCGATTATCAGGAAGGTTGTGAGTATGTAGATCCTTTGTTTTCGGCGCTTGCACGGGTGAAGACACCGATGGGGACCTACGGGGTGATGGGGAATAACGATTACGAGCGTTGTCATGACGAGATTATCCGCACGATGAAGCATTATGGAATGCATCCGTTGGAACACGAAGTGGACACACTCCGCAAGGACGGTCAGCAAATTATCATTGCCGGTGTGCGCAATCCTTTTGACTTGGGGCAGAACGGAAAGTCCCCCACGTTAGCCCTTTCTCCCAGAGATTTCGTTATCATGCTGGTGCATACTCCGGACTATGTGGAAGATGTTTCTGTAGCCAATACAGATCTCGCTTTGGCAGGGCATACGCATGGCGGACAAGTACGTGTGTTCGGGATTGCTCCGGTGTTAAACTCGAATTACGGCACACGTTTCCTCACCGGCCTGGCTTATAATTCGGCTAAAATTCCTTTGATTGTAACCAACGGGATCGGAACCTCCCAATTACCGATCCGTATCGGTGCTCCGGCGGAGGTTATAATGATTACTCTGCATCGGTTGAAGGAGTAA
- the tsaB gene encoding tRNA (adenosine(37)-N6)-threonylcarbamoyltransferase complex dimerization subunit type 1 TsaB — protein sequence MSCILNIETSTSVCSVAISEDGMVPFVEEDLKGPSHAVSLGVFVDEALSFIDSHAIPLDAVAVSCGPGSYTGLRIGVSMAKGICYGRNIPLIGIPTLEVLCVPVLLYENLPEDALLCPMIDARRMEVYAAVYDRALDVKRAVAADIVDENSYLEFLNERPVYFFGNGAAKCREKITHPNAHFIDKVHPLAKMMFPLAEKAIAKEDYKDVAYFEPFYLKEFVASTPKKLL from the coding sequence ATGTCGTGTATACTGAATATTGAAACCTCCACCTCCGTTTGCTCGGTGGCAATCAGTGAGGACGGAATGGTTCCGTTTGTGGAAGAAGACCTGAAAGGCCCTTCACACGCCGTTTCTTTAGGAGTTTTTGTCGATGAGGCATTGTCATTTATCGACAGTCATGCTATCCCGTTGGATGCGGTTGCGGTCAGTTGCGGGCCGGGATCTTACACCGGACTCCGGATCGGGGTTTCTATGGCGAAGGGAATTTGTTACGGACGCAACATTCCGTTGATCGGGATTCCGACGCTTGAGGTGCTGTGTGTTCCGGTCTTGCTGTATGAGAATCTTCCCGAAGACGCTTTGCTCTGTCCTATGATCGACGCCCGCCGTATGGAAGTTTATGCAGCCGTTTACGACCGTGCCTTAGATGTGAAGCGTGCCGTTGCAGCTGATATAGTGGACGAAAATTCCTATCTGGAGTTCCTGAACGAACGACCGGTTTATTTCTTCGGTAACGGAGCTGCCAAATGCCGCGAGAAGATAACGCATCCCAATGCGCATTTTATCGACAAGGTGCATCCGTTAGCCAAAATGATGTTCCCGCTTGCAGAGAAGGCAATAGCGAAAGAGGATTATAAGGACGTGGCCTACTTCGAACCTTTCTACCTGAAGGAATTCGTTGCTTCCACACCGAAGAAACTCCTTTGA
- the rseP gene encoding RIP metalloprotease RseP, with protein METFLIRALQLIMSLSLLVIIHEGGHFLFARLFKVRVEKFCLFFDPWFTLFKFKPKKSETEYAVGWLPLGGYVKIAGMIDESMDTEQMKQPEQPWEFRSKPAWQRLLIMVGGVLFNFLLALFIYSMILFAWGDQYIKVQEAPLGMDFNETAKSVGFKDGDILLSADGVPFERYDGDMLSQIADAREVSVLRNGAKASVYIPEDFMQRLLVDSVRFASFRFPYVVDSVMVNSPAAQAGILPGDSIIALNGTPISFSDFKEMMAERKKNEAALLNDSIDPRLITLTYVRGGVEDTLSMRVDSAYLMGVTACVLTDRLLPMVKKEYAFLESFPAGISLGVKTLEGYVGNMKYLFSKEGAKQLGGFGTIGSIFPATWDWHQFWYMTAFLSIILAFMNILPIPALDGGHVLFLFYEMIARRKPSDKFMEYAQMTGMVLLFGLLIWANFNDILRFFF; from the coding sequence ATGGAAACATTTTTGATTCGTGCCCTCCAATTGATTATGAGCTTGTCTTTGCTCGTTATCATTCATGAAGGCGGGCATTTCCTTTTTGCCCGTCTGTTTAAGGTGCGTGTAGAAAAATTCTGCTTATTCTTCGACCCCTGGTTCACTCTGTTTAAGTTCAAACCCAAGAAAAGCGAAACGGAATATGCCGTAGGCTGGCTGCCGTTGGGCGGTTATGTGAAGATTGCCGGTATGATTGACGAGTCGATGGATACCGAGCAGATGAAGCAGCCTGAGCAACCGTGGGAGTTTCGTTCCAAACCCGCTTGGCAACGCCTGCTCATTATGGTTGGCGGGGTGCTGTTCAATTTCCTGTTGGCGCTGTTCATCTATTCGATGATTCTTTTTGCATGGGGCGACCAGTATATAAAGGTACAGGAAGCTCCTCTCGGTATGGACTTCAACGAGACCGCCAAGTCTGTCGGCTTCAAAGACGGTGACATACTGCTTTCTGCCGATGGTGTTCCTTTCGAGCGATACGACGGTGATATGTTGAGCCAGATTGCCGACGCCCGCGAAGTAAGCGTACTGCGCAACGGTGCGAAAGCTTCAGTCTACATTCCCGAAGACTTTATGCAACGCCTCCTGGTGGACAGTGTCCGTTTTGCCTCCTTTCGTTTTCCGTACGTTGTAGATAGCGTCATGGTCAACTCTCCTGCCGCGCAAGCGGGTATTTTGCCGGGCGATAGTATCATTGCCCTGAACGGAACGCCTATCTCTTTCTCCGATTTCAAGGAAATGATGGCGGAACGTAAGAAAAACGAGGCTGCGCTTCTCAATGACAGTATCGACCCGCGTTTGATCACCCTCACTTATGTACGTGGCGGCGTGGAGGACACACTGAGTATGCGTGTGGATTCCGCTTACCTGATGGGTGTGACCGCTTGCGTGTTGACCGATCGTTTGTTGCCGATGGTGAAAAAGGAGTATGCTTTCCTCGAATCTTTCCCCGCAGGTATCTCACTCGGTGTCAAGACGTTGGAAGGCTATGTCGGAAATATGAAGTACCTCTTCTCTAAAGAAGGAGCCAAGCAACTGGGTGGCTTCGGAACGATTGGCAGTATTTTCCCCGCAACGTGGGATTGGCATCAGTTCTGGTACATGACAGCTTTCCTGTCCATTATTCTGGCTTTCATGAATATACTGCCTATTCCCGCATTGGACGGTGGTCATGTGCTCTTCCTCTTCTACGAGATGATAGCCCGTCGCAAACCGAGTGACAAGTTTATGGAGTATGCCCAGATGACTGGTATGGTCCTGCTCTTCGGTCTTCTTATATGGGCGAATTTCAATGATATTTTGAGGTTCTTCTTCTGA
- a CDS encoding 1-deoxy-D-xylulose-5-phosphate reductoisomerase has protein sequence MNIETNKKKKQIAILGSTGSIGTQALQVIEEHPDLYEAYALTANNRVELLIAQARKFQPEVVVIANEEKYTELKEALSDLPIKVYAGTDAICQIVEAGPIDMVLTAMVGYAGLKPTMNAIRAKKAIALANKETLVVAGELINELAQQYRTPILPVDSEHSAVFQCLAGEVGNPIEKVILTASGGPFRTCTLEQLKYVTKTQALKHPNWEMGAKITIDSASMMNKGFEVIEAKWLFGVQPSQIEVVVHPQSVIHSMVQFEDGAVKAQLGMPDMRLPIQYAFSYPDRISASFDRLDFSKCTNLTFEQPDTKRFRNLALAYEAMYRGGNMPCIVNAANEVVVASFLKDGISFLGMSDVIEKTMEQATFIANPTYDDYVATDAEARRIASGLVGRQSL, from the coding sequence ATGAATATAGAAACTAATAAAAAGAAGAAACAAATAGCCATTTTAGGCTCTACCGGGTCTATCGGCACACAGGCATTGCAGGTGATAGAGGAACATCCCGATCTGTACGAGGCATACGCGCTGACGGCCAACAATCGTGTGGAGCTGCTGATAGCTCAGGCGCGGAAGTTTCAGCCGGAAGTTGTCGTGATAGCCAACGAAGAGAAATATACCGAACTGAAAGAAGCTTTGAGCGACCTGCCTATAAAGGTATACGCGGGAACTGACGCCATCTGCCAGATAGTGGAAGCCGGTCCGATTGATATGGTATTGACGGCGATGGTCGGCTATGCCGGACTGAAACCTACCATGAATGCGATTCGGGCAAAGAAAGCCATTGCATTGGCGAATAAGGAGACGTTGGTCGTGGCGGGAGAACTGATTAATGAACTGGCACAGCAATACCGTACACCGATTTTGCCGGTGGACTCCGAACATTCCGCTGTTTTTCAGTGTTTGGCAGGAGAAGTCGGCAATCCGATAGAGAAAGTCATACTGACCGCTTCGGGGGGACCTTTCCGTACCTGCACGCTGGAGCAGCTTAAGTACGTGACCAAGACGCAAGCCTTGAAACACCCCAACTGGGAGATGGGGGCCAAGATTACCATCGACTCCGCTTCTATGATGAACAAAGGTTTTGAGGTTATCGAGGCGAAGTGGCTGTTTGGCGTTCAGCCCAGCCAGATTGAAGTCGTGGTGCATCCGCAATCCGTGATCCACTCTATGGTGCAGTTTGAAGACGGGGCGGTGAAAGCGCAGCTCGGTATGCCTGATATGCGTCTGCCTATCCAATACGCCTTCTCCTATCCGGACCGTATCAGTGCCTCTTTCGACAGGCTCGATTTCTCCAAATGCACGAACCTGACGTTTGAACAGCCCGACACGAAACGGTTCCGCAACCTCGCTCTCGCTTACGAAGCGATGTATCGGGGAGGGAATATGCCTTGCATCGTCAATGCGGCCAACGAAGTGGTAGTCGCTTCTTTCCTGAAAGACGGTATCAGCTTTCTCGGCATGAGTGATGTGATAGAGAAGACGATGGAACAGGCTACGTTTATAGCCAACCCCACGTACGATGACTATGTAGCGACCGATGCGGAAGCGCGGCGAATCGCTTCCGGACTGGTGGGTCGGCAAAGTCTTTAG
- the murA gene encoding UDP-N-acetylglucosamine 1-carboxyvinyltransferase — MASFVIEGGHRLCGEIHPQGAKNEVLQIICATLLTEEEVTVNNIPDILDVNNLIQLLREMGVTVAKKGIDTYSFKAENVDLAYLESDEFLKKCSSLRGSVMLIGPMVARFGKALISKPGGDKIGRRRLDTHFVGIQNLGADFRYDEERGIYEITAKQLRGNYMLLDEASVTGTANIVMAAVLAKGTTTIYNAACEPYVQQLCRLLNRMGAKISGIASNLLTIEGVDKLHGTQHTVLPDMIEVGSFIGMAAMTKSEITIKNVSYENLGIIPESFRRLGIKLEQRGDDIYVPAQETYEIESFIDGSIMTIADATWPGLTPDLLSVMLVVATQAKGSVLIHQKMFESRLFFVDKLIDMGAQIILCDPHRAVVIGHNHGFKLRGARLTSPDIRAGIALLIAAMSAEGTSTISNIEQIDRGYQNIEGRLNAIGARITRI, encoded by the coding sequence ATGGCTTCATTTGTAATCGAAGGAGGACACCGGCTCTGTGGCGAGATTCATCCGCAAGGTGCCAAAAACGAAGTTTTGCAGATCATCTGCGCTACGTTGCTGACTGAAGAGGAAGTGACGGTGAACAATATACCTGACATTTTGGATGTCAACAACTTGATTCAGCTCTTGCGTGAGATGGGAGTGACGGTTGCAAAGAAAGGCATTGATACTTATAGCTTTAAGGCCGAAAATGTAGACTTGGCTTATCTCGAAAGCGATGAGTTCCTGAAGAAATGTTCCAGCCTGCGGGGTTCTGTCATGCTGATAGGTCCGATGGTTGCCCGTTTCGGCAAAGCGCTGATCTCCAAACCGGGAGGGGACAAGATTGGTCGCCGTCGTCTGGATACCCACTTTGTCGGGATTCAGAATTTAGGGGCAGACTTCCGCTACGATGAGGAGCGTGGAATCTACGAGATTACCGCCAAACAACTTCGGGGCAATTATATGTTGCTGGACGAGGCTTCCGTCACCGGAACAGCCAATATCGTGATGGCTGCCGTGCTTGCCAAAGGCACTACCACTATTTATAATGCAGCCTGCGAGCCTTACGTTCAGCAGCTTTGCCGCTTGCTCAACCGGATGGGAGCGAAGATTAGCGGTATCGCGTCCAATCTGCTTACCATCGAAGGGGTGGACAAACTGCATGGCACACAGCACACCGTACTGCCCGATATGATTGAGGTCGGCAGCTTTATCGGTATGGCAGCCATGACGAAAAGTGAAATCACCATTAAGAATGTTTCTTACGAGAATCTGGGAATCATCCCCGAGAGCTTTCGCCGCTTGGGCATCAAGCTCGAACAGAGAGGCGATGATATTTACGTTCCCGCACAGGAAACATACGAGATAGAATCTTTTATCGACGGCTCCATCATGACGATAGCCGACGCCACCTGGCCGGGACTCACTCCGGACTTGCTGAGTGTCATGCTCGTTGTGGCGACACAAGCCAAAGGCAGCGTGCTGATTCATCAGAAAATGTTTGAAAGCCGCCTGTTCTTCGTAGACAAGCTGATTGATATGGGAGCTCAGATTATTCTCTGCGACCCTCACCGTGCCGTAGTCATCGGCCACAATCACGGCTTCAAGCTGCGCGGCGCCCGCCTGACTTCACCGGACATACGTGCCGGTATCGCCCTGCTGATTGCCGCCATGAGCGCCGAAGGAACTAGTACCATTAGTAACATCGAACAGATAGACCGTGGTTATCAGAACATCGAAGGGCGTCTGAACGCCATCGGAGCCAGAATCACCCGAATATGA
- a CDS encoding YicC/YloC family endoribonuclease, with amino-acid sequence MIQSMTGYGKATAELPDKKINVEIKSLNSKAMDLSTRIAPAYREKEIEIRNEISKVLERGKVDFSLWIEKKEGAESATPINQALVEGYYKQILAISENLNIPLPADWFQTLLRMPDVMTKTEIQELTEEEWKAVHAAVAEAIGHLVDFRKQEGAALEKKFREKIANITSLLEKITPYEKERVEKVKERITDALEKTLSVDYDKNRLEQELIYYIEKLDVNEEKQRLSNHLKYFISTLESGNGQGKKLGFIAQEMGREINTLGSKSNHAEMQKIVVQMKDELEQIKEQVLNVM; translated from the coding sequence ATGATACAATCGATGACAGGTTACGGCAAAGCTACAGCCGAACTCCCTGATAAAAAAATAAATGTAGAAATTAAGTCGCTCAACAGCAAGGCTATGGATCTTTCCACTCGCATCGCTCCGGCTTATCGTGAAAAAGAGATCGAAATCCGTAACGAGATTTCCAAAGTGCTGGAACGCGGCAAGGTGGATTTCAGCCTGTGGATCGAGAAGAAAGAGGGGGCGGAAAGCGCTACTCCTATCAATCAGGCTCTTGTAGAGGGCTACTACAAACAGATTCTGGCTATCTCGGAAAATCTTAATATTCCTCTTCCTGCCGACTGGTTTCAGACATTGCTCCGCATGCCGGACGTGATGACGAAGACTGAAATTCAGGAACTTACGGAGGAAGAATGGAAAGCGGTGCACGCTGCCGTAGCGGAAGCGATCGGACATCTGGTGGATTTCCGCAAACAGGAGGGGGCTGCACTGGAAAAGAAGTTCCGCGAGAAGATTGCCAACATCACAAGCCTGCTCGAAAAGATTACTCCTTACGAGAAAGAACGTGTGGAAAAGGTGAAAGAACGTATCACAGACGCTCTCGAAAAGACGCTGAGTGTGGACTACGACAAAAACCGTCTGGAGCAGGAGTTGATTTACTATATCGAAAAGCTGGATGTCAACGAGGAGAAACAACGCCTCAGCAACCATCTGAAATATTTTATCAGTACGCTGGAAAGCGGCAACGGACAAGGCAAGAAATTGGGATTTATCGCTCAGGAAATGGGACGTGAAATCAATACGCTGGGCAGCAAGTCCAATCATGCCGAAATGCAGAAAATCGTGGTTCAGATGAAAGATGAACTGGAACAGATTAAAGAACAGGTACTGAACGTGATGTAG
- a CDS encoding M23 family metallopeptidase — MPKRRRSKAFWKNFKFKYKLTIVNENTLEEIVGLRVSKLNGLSVLLSVLTVLFLIAACIIAFTPLRNYLPGYMNSEVRSQIVGNALRVDSLQQVLNRQNLYIMNIQDIFSGNIPVDSVQTLDSLTTVRKDTLMERTKREEEFRRQYEETEKYNLTSITSQPDVTGLILYRPTRGMVSDRFDAEKKHYGTDIAANPNESVLATMDGTVILSTYTAETGYLIGVQHSQDLISVYKHCGSLLKKEGDRVKGGEAIALVGNSGTLSTGPHLHFELWYKGHPVNPEKYIVF, encoded by the coding sequence ATGCCAAAGAGAAGACGAAGCAAAGCTTTCTGGAAAAATTTCAAGTTCAAGTATAAACTGACGATTGTCAATGAAAACACGCTTGAAGAGATTGTCGGGCTTCGTGTGTCCAAGCTCAATGGCCTTTCCGTGTTACTCAGCGTACTGACGGTGTTGTTTCTGATCGCAGCCTGCATCATCGCTTTCACCCCTTTGCGCAACTACCTTCCGGGTTATATGAACAGTGAGGTCCGTTCCCAAATCGTGGGTAACGCCTTGCGGGTGGACTCTCTGCAACAGGTGCTCAACCGGCAGAACCTCTATATCATGAACATTCAGGACATTTTCAGCGGCAATATACCCGTCGACAGTGTGCAGACGCTCGACTCGCTGACTACCGTCCGCAAAGACACCTTGATGGAACGCACCAAGCGCGAAGAGGAATTCCGCCGTCAATACGAAGAAACAGAGAAATACAACCTGACTTCCATCACCTCCCAGCCGGATGTGACGGGACTTATCCTGTACCGCCCGACGCGGGGAATGGTTTCCGACCGCTTCGATGCGGAAAAGAAACACTACGGAACGGATATTGCCGCCAATCCCAATGAAAGTGTGCTGGCAACGATGGACGGAACCGTTATTCTGAGTACCTACACCGCCGAAACAGGCTACCTGATCGGTGTGCAACATAGTCAGGATTTGATATCGGTTTATAAGCATTGCGGCTCTCTGCTCAAGAAAGAGGGTGACCGTGTGAAAGGGGGCGAAGCCATCGCTTTGGTGGGTAACAGTGGAACTCTCAGCACGGGTCCGCACCTGCATTTCGAGCTTTGGTACAAAGGCCATCCGGTGAATCCTGAGAAGTATATCGTTTTTTAG
- the nadD gene encoding nicotinate (nicotinamide) nucleotide adenylyltransferase, protein MKKSHRLKTGIFSGSFNPIHIGHLALANYLCEYEGLDEIWFMVTPQNPLKTQDELWSDELRLRLVELCISDYPHFRASDFEFHLPRPSYSVYTLEKLREAYPDREFHLIIGSDNWARFDRWFQSERIIKENHIIIYPRPGFPVAAEELPETVRLVHSPVFEISSTFIREALKAGKDVRYFLHPKVWEQIESVLTPSTDAE, encoded by the coding sequence ATGAAAAAAAGCCATCGACTGAAAACCGGAATATTCAGCGGGTCTTTCAACCCGATTCATATCGGACACCTCGCATTGGCCAATTACCTTTGCGAGTACGAAGGCTTGGATGAAATCTGGTTCATGGTTACTCCTCAAAACCCTCTGAAAACGCAGGATGAACTGTGGAGTGACGAACTGCGTCTCCGGCTTGTAGAACTGTGTATCAGCGATTACCCCCATTTCCGTGCTTCGGATTTTGAATTTCATCTTCCCCGTCCTTCTTACAGTGTATATACGCTCGAAAAATTGCGCGAAGCCTATCCCGACCGTGAGTTTCACCTCATCATCGGTTCGGACAATTGGGCGCGTTTCGACCGCTGGTTTCAGTCGGAGCGCATCATTAAAGAGAACCACATCATTATTTACCCCCGTCCCGGCTTTCCCGTAGCAGCGGAAGAATTGCCGGAAACTGTCCGCCTCGTCCATTCCCCAGTGTTTGAAATCAGCTCCACATTCATTCGTGAGGCGCTGAAGGCGGGAAAGGATGTCCGGTATTTCCTGCATCCGAAGGTGTGGGAGCAAATAGAAAGTGTACTTACTCCTTCAACCGATGCAGAGTAA
- the rimM gene encoding ribosome maturation factor RimM (Essential for efficient processing of 16S rRNA): MIKKEEVYKIGLFNKPHGIHGELQFTFTDDIFDRVDCDYLVCLLDGIFVPFFIEEYRFRSDSTALVKLEGVDTAERARTFTNVEVYFPVKYAEEAGDGELSWNFFVGFRMEDTRHGLLGEVVEVDTATVNTLFVVEKDGEELLVPAQEEFIVGIDQRRKLITVELPEGLLNLEDLDADDTDCPI; encoded by the coding sequence ATGATAAAGAAAGAAGAAGTATATAAAATAGGATTGTTCAATAAGCCGCACGGAATTCACGGTGAGTTGCAGTTTACCTTTACGGATGATATTTTTGACCGTGTGGACTGCGACTATCTGGTCTGCCTGCTCGACGGAATTTTTGTACCCTTTTTCATTGAAGAGTACCGTTTCCGTTCCGACTCCACCGCTTTGGTGAAGCTGGAGGGGGTCGATACCGCCGAACGTGCCCGGACGTTTACCAATGTCGAAGTCTATTTCCCTGTGAAGTATGCGGAAGAAGCCGGAGACGGTGAATTGTCCTGGAACTTCTTCGTCGGTTTCCGCATGGAGGACACTCGTCACGGACTTTTGGGTGAGGTGGTGGAGGTGGATACCGCTACCGTCAATACCCTTTTCGTAGTCGAGAAAGACGGTGAGGAACTGCTGGTTCCCGCCCAAGAGGAATTTATCGTAGGCATAGACCAGAGACGGAAACTCATCACCGTAGAGCTTCCCGAAGGGTTGCTCAATTTGGAAGATTTGGACGCGGATGATACGGATTGTCCCATATAA
- a CDS encoding DUF4290 domain-containing protein: MQYNTQQKRMPLPEYGRSIQNMVDYALTIQDRAERQRCANTIINIMGNMFPHLRDVPDFKHKLWDHLAIMSGFELDIDYPYEIIRKDNLVTRPEHIPYSTTRMRYRHYGHTLEILIKKAIEFPEGNEKRNLIALICNHMKKDYMAWNKDTVDDRKIAEDLYELSDGKLQMTDDIIRLMAERLSQNYRPKMNYNNNRQNNKRRY; encoded by the coding sequence ATGCAATATAATACCCAACAGAAAAGAATGCCGCTTCCCGAATACGGGCGCAGCATACAAAATATGGTTGACTATGCGTTGACTATACAAGACCGTGCGGAACGTCAGCGTTGTGCCAACACGATTATAAATATCATGGGCAATATGTTCCCTCATTTGCGTGACGTGCCCGATTTCAAGCATAAACTTTGGGATCATTTGGCCATTATGTCCGGTTTCGAGCTGGACATCGATTACCCTTACGAGATTATCCGCAAAGACAATCTGGTGACCCGTCCGGAACACATACCTTACTCTACTACCCGTATGCGTTACCGTCATTACGGTCACACTTTGGAGATACTGATCAAGAAAGCCATCGAATTTCCCGAAGGAAATGAAAAGAGGAACTTGATAGCCTTGATCTGTAACCACATGAAGAAGGATTACATGGCGTGGAACAAAGACACGGTGGACGACCGGAAGATAGCCGAAGACCTTTATGAACTGTCCGACGGCAAACTCCAGATGACCGATGACATCATCCGCCTGATGGCTGAGCGTTTGAGCCAGAACTACCGCCCGAAGATGAACTACAATAACAATCGTCAGAATAACAAGAGACGATATTAA